One Desulfomonile tiedjei genomic window carries:
- the amrB gene encoding AmmeMemoRadiSam system protein B: MDPESDLKPRLRNIEPVQLAVNGRTVVGLKDPLQLKDQVICLQPEALPIVAMMDGRHSLRDIQEELTRRTGRLVFLDDIKAVVKVLTEGFLLEGEVFQEAFARKVAEYRCKPFRPASHSGMSYSADAQELQEELRDFFVRENGPGIPDFYSDARRPVGLIAPHIDIRAGGSCFAAGYHALAQGQPSDVYVIFGTGHAGLQQCFTATTLDFRTPLGTVETDREMIHELSELMGCDVAAEEIMHATEHVIEFQAIFLQYLFAGRRPFKIVPFLCSFSHHLFGDDRAFSRDREIVERFCSALKEVCRRSSKSICFVASADLDHIGPRYGDRFVPHQGTVSKALEKDRKLIQSLERVDLDAFIRGVAEENDARRICGFPPITTMLSCMEASQGKLLALDHALVDDKNSFVSFTSMIFH; this comes from the coding sequence TTGGACCCGGAAAGCGACCTCAAACCCAGACTCCGCAACATTGAGCCCGTCCAACTGGCCGTGAATGGAAGGACCGTGGTCGGTCTGAAGGACCCCTTGCAGCTCAAGGACCAGGTGATATGCCTTCAGCCGGAAGCTTTGCCCATAGTTGCGATGATGGATGGAAGGCACTCGCTCAGGGACATTCAGGAGGAGTTGACACGGAGAACCGGCCGCCTTGTCTTTTTGGACGACATAAAAGCCGTTGTCAAAGTTCTGACGGAAGGGTTTCTATTGGAGGGCGAGGTCTTCCAGGAGGCTTTTGCCAGAAAGGTCGCTGAATATCGCTGCAAACCTTTTCGGCCCGCGTCTCATTCTGGAATGAGTTACAGTGCCGATGCTCAGGAACTGCAAGAGGAGCTTCGCGATTTTTTTGTCCGGGAGAACGGCCCTGGAATTCCTGATTTTTATTCGGATGCGAGGCGCCCGGTAGGGCTGATAGCCCCTCACATAGACATACGGGCAGGCGGAAGCTGTTTCGCCGCAGGTTACCACGCATTGGCGCAAGGCCAACCGTCAGATGTGTACGTGATTTTCGGCACCGGCCACGCGGGTCTGCAACAATGCTTCACCGCCACAACCCTCGACTTCCGGACGCCCCTCGGGACGGTGGAGACCGATCGGGAAATGATTCACGAGCTGTCCGAATTGATGGGCTGCGATGTAGCTGCCGAAGAGATCATGCACGCGACCGAGCACGTCATAGAATTCCAAGCCATCTTTCTTCAATACCTGTTCGCGGGCAGGCGGCCGTTCAAGATCGTGCCTTTCCTTTGTTCTTTTTCGCACCATTTGTTCGGTGATGACCGGGCTTTTTCCCGGGATCGTGAGATCGTGGAGCGGTTTTGCAGCGCGCTGAAGGAGGTTTGCCGCAGGAGTTCCAAATCAATCTGTTTCGTGGCCAGCGCAGACCTCGATCATATCGGCCCAAGGTATGGGGATCGGTTTGTTCCGCACCAGGGGACGGTTAGTAAGGCCCTGGAAAAGGACAGGAAGCTGATCCAAAGCCTGGAGCGCGTTGATCTGGACGCATTCATCAGGGGTGTGGCCGAGGAGAACGATGCAAGGCGCATCTGCGGCTTCCCGCCCATCACGACGATGCTGTCGTGCATGGAGGCATCTCAAGGGAAGCTGCTCGCCCTGGATCATGCCCTGGTGGACGACAAAAATTCCTTTGTCAGCTTCACATCAATGATCTTCCATTAG
- the rpoD gene encoding RNA polymerase sigma factor RpoD, protein MAEPKTGSELKDLFELAKNKKYLTYGEVNEHLPSNVVGETEIDELLMKMMTEFNVELVASEKKIPIADKKARKLEEDKSEEEEEEDLAADPEAAVRGNDPVKMYLHEMGCVSLLTREGEVEIAKRIEQGEQQVFSVIIGCPVTIKEVLTLGDKLQKGTIRLKEVIRGFEDEEMPDGDDTTHVEKVLKLIDEMKEFDARYQGLQSQRNAMGPGSEATAVEQLDLDLVASREQVVTCLRNINLNANMIDHIAGKLKFLVRKLEAAQDELRGVEYELKMPADKAREQIRFLKGLVDERKPLKKHTNFSPAKILDLDKKLENGVRKIQKLQAEAGMDEEHLKVALKSCLEGERIARRAKSELVQANLRLVVSIAKKYTNRGLQFLDLIQEGNIGLMKAVDKFEYQRGYKFSTYATWWIRQAITRAIADQARTIRIPVHMIETINKLIRTSRYLVQEYGREPTPEEIAEKMEFPLEKVRKVLKIAKEPISLETPIGEEEDSHLGDFIEDKKILSPSDAVVGMSLTEQTRKVLATLTPREEKVLRMRFGIGERADHTLEEVGQDFDVTRERIRQIEAKALKKLRHPSRSKRLRPFIEG, encoded by the coding sequence ATGGCCGAACCGAAAACAGGATCGGAACTCAAAGATCTCTTTGAGCTTGCCAAGAACAAGAAATATCTGACCTATGGAGAAGTCAACGAACATCTGCCGTCCAATGTGGTAGGCGAAACTGAAATAGACGAACTCCTCATGAAAATGATGACCGAATTCAATGTGGAGCTTGTCGCGTCCGAAAAGAAAATCCCTATCGCAGACAAGAAGGCACGCAAGCTCGAGGAAGACAAATCCGAGGAAGAAGAAGAAGAGGATCTGGCCGCAGACCCCGAGGCAGCAGTCCGAGGGAACGACCCGGTCAAAATGTACCTTCATGAAATGGGCTGCGTTTCTCTGCTCACCCGCGAGGGAGAAGTCGAGATCGCTAAGAGGATTGAACAGGGCGAGCAGCAGGTCTTCAGCGTTATTATCGGGTGCCCGGTGACCATCAAGGAAGTCCTTACTCTGGGTGACAAACTCCAGAAGGGAACGATCCGGCTCAAAGAGGTCATTCGCGGGTTTGAAGACGAAGAGATGCCGGATGGCGACGACACGACGCATGTCGAGAAAGTCCTCAAGCTTATCGACGAGATGAAAGAGTTCGACGCCCGGTACCAAGGGTTGCAAAGTCAGCGAAACGCCATGGGACCGGGTTCGGAGGCCACTGCCGTCGAGCAGCTTGACCTCGATCTGGTCGCGAGCAGGGAACAGGTTGTCACTTGCCTGAGGAACATAAATCTAAATGCGAACATGATTGACCACATAGCGGGCAAGTTGAAATTCCTCGTTCGAAAACTGGAGGCGGCCCAAGACGAGCTGCGCGGTGTTGAATACGAATTGAAGATGCCCGCGGACAAGGCACGGGAACAAATCAGGTTCCTCAAAGGGCTGGTGGATGAGAGAAAGCCGCTGAAGAAGCATACGAACTTCTCTCCCGCCAAGATTCTGGACCTGGACAAGAAGCTGGAGAACGGCGTTCGCAAGATCCAGAAGTTGCAAGCTGAAGCCGGAATGGACGAGGAGCATCTCAAGGTCGCGCTAAAATCCTGCCTGGAAGGTGAACGCATTGCCAGGAGAGCCAAGAGCGAACTGGTCCAAGCCAACTTGCGCCTCGTGGTGAGCATAGCTAAGAAATACACCAATCGCGGGCTTCAATTCCTGGACCTCATTCAAGAGGGCAACATAGGCCTGATGAAGGCGGTGGATAAGTTCGAGTACCAACGCGGTTACAAGTTCAGCACTTACGCCACCTGGTGGATTCGACAGGCCATCACCAGAGCCATTGCAGATCAGGCGCGAACCATTCGCATCCCGGTCCATATGATCGAGACAATAAATAAGCTGATTCGCACTTCGAGGTACCTGGTGCAAGAGTATGGCCGGGAACCCACTCCCGAGGAAATCGCGGAAAAGATGGAATTTCCCTTGGAAAAGGTGCGTAAGGTCTTAAAAATAGCCAAAGAGCCCATATCCCTCGAGACCCCGATCGGAGAGGAAGAGGACTCCCATCTGGGGGATTTTATCGAGGACAAAAAGATCCTTTCACCCTCCGACGCAGTGGTCGGCATGAGCCTTACGGAGCAGACGCGCAAAGTTCTTGCCACCTTGACGCCCCGCGAGGAGAAGGTCCTCCGCATGCGATTCGGAATCGGGGAGCGCGCGGATCATACTCTTGAGGAAGTCGGGCAAGACTTCGACGTGACTCGAGAGCGAATCCGGCAGATCGAGGCCAAAGCGCTCAAGAAGCTGAGACATCCGTCGCGGAGCAAGCGGCTGAGACCGTTCATCGAGGGCTGA
- a CDS encoding DNA primase translates to MRISESKLAEVAAAADIVQVISDHVELKKAGKDYRGLCPFHGDKDPSFYVSPQKGIFYCFGCGVGGSVFNFIMKMENTSFVEAVQTVARRYGVPLQLEAGGRRTGAQRARLIRALEVSHDYFVDKLKFNRSAADYLADRGLPPEWIERLGLGYAPDSWEGLSDHLRRSGVEPQDAVAAGVLRPRAGGGYYDHFRSRIMIPIRDLNGQVVAFGGRIFGEGDPKYLNSPDTPLFHKKGLLYGLDSAREAIRREGRVIIVEGYFDQISLRIRGMENTVAPLGTALGREQIRLVKRFSDDVITVFDADEAGIRAVKRSIPLFLAEGVEPRCLILKQHKDPDEAVNSMGTDAFRSLLDTSVSMIDFLLDAIEAQYDLKTLQGRNLAVEECLPVLREIADSKEGDYLIERFSFRIRVREDRLRRMLSSGAGASHANREDRSESKRSLFDFPADERNVVRGMLLRQGFIDRVTESGVLKDLEDNVLSALAHGMVRFREQMGGFEPVAFSTSLEDERLASVVAGWLRPKPEEDDLRPEVDGDLTIDHSLDRIRLKKLERRKAEIQERMNHCAPGEEEYNNLARELWTIGRRLHK, encoded by the coding sequence ATGCGCATTTCCGAGTCAAAACTTGCCGAAGTGGCTGCGGCCGCGGATATCGTTCAGGTCATCTCCGACCATGTGGAGTTGAAGAAGGCCGGGAAGGATTACCGCGGACTCTGTCCTTTTCACGGTGACAAGGACCCGTCTTTTTACGTGTCGCCGCAAAAGGGGATTTTTTACTGCTTCGGCTGCGGTGTGGGGGGGAGCGTTTTCAACTTCATAATGAAGATGGAGAACACCTCCTTTGTCGAAGCGGTTCAGACAGTGGCGCGACGCTATGGGGTGCCGCTTCAACTGGAAGCAGGCGGCAGGCGGACCGGAGCCCAAAGAGCGCGCTTGATCAGGGCCCTGGAAGTATCCCACGATTATTTTGTCGATAAATTGAAGTTCAACCGCTCCGCTGCGGACTATCTCGCCGATCGAGGCCTTCCCCCCGAATGGATCGAACGGCTCGGGCTCGGGTACGCTCCTGACTCCTGGGAGGGACTTAGCGATCACCTTCGAAGGTCCGGGGTGGAACCTCAGGATGCGGTTGCAGCCGGAGTGCTCAGACCGCGTGCGGGTGGCGGCTATTACGACCACTTCAGATCCAGAATCATGATCCCGATCCGGGACCTAAACGGCCAGGTCGTAGCGTTCGGAGGCCGCATCTTCGGCGAAGGAGACCCAAAGTACCTTAACTCTCCGGACACTCCCCTTTTTCATAAGAAAGGCCTCCTTTACGGACTTGACTCGGCCAGGGAGGCTATACGCAGAGAAGGCCGCGTCATTATCGTTGAAGGGTATTTCGATCAGATTTCGCTAAGAATAAGAGGAATGGAAAACACCGTCGCTCCTCTCGGGACCGCGTTGGGACGCGAGCAAATCAGGCTCGTCAAGCGGTTCAGTGATGACGTGATAACCGTTTTCGACGCGGACGAAGCCGGCATCCGGGCCGTGAAGAGGTCAATCCCTCTATTTCTTGCCGAGGGTGTCGAGCCTCGCTGCCTGATCCTGAAACAGCACAAAGATCCTGACGAAGCGGTCAACAGCATGGGCACGGATGCTTTTCGGTCCCTGCTCGACACAAGCGTGTCAATGATAGACTTTCTGCTGGACGCTATCGAGGCTCAATACGATTTGAAAACCCTCCAGGGAAGAAATCTGGCTGTGGAAGAGTGTCTTCCTGTCCTGCGGGAGATTGCCGATTCCAAGGAGGGGGATTATCTTATAGAGAGGTTTTCTTTCAGGATCAGGGTAAGGGAAGACCGACTGCGCCGCATGCTCAGTTCCGGGGCCGGTGCGAGCCATGCAAATCGTGAGGACAGGTCAGAGTCAAAAAGGAGCCTATTCGACTTTCCGGCTGACGAAAGGAACGTTGTAAGGGGCATGTTGCTCAGGCAGGGCTTCATAGACAGAGTTACGGAAAGCGGTGTGCTAAAAGACTTGGAAGATAACGTCTTGAGCGCGCTTGCCCACGGAATGGTCAGATTTAGGGAGCAAATGGGCGGATTCGAACCTGTCGCGTTCTCCACTTCACTGGAGGACGAACGGCTGGCGTCTGTGGTGGCTGGCTGGCTGCGACCCAAACCCGAGGAGGATGACCTCAGACCGGAAGTGGACGGCGATTTGACCATAGATCACTCGTTGGACAGGATTCGCTTGAAGAAGCTGGAACGACGTAAGGCTGAAATTCAAGAAAGGATGAATCATTGCGCGCCCGGCGAGGAAGAGTACAACAACCTCGCACGGGAATTGTGGACCATCGGTAGACGCCTGCACAAATAG